The following is a genomic window from Amycolatopsis acidiphila.
ACGTCCTCGGGCGGCAGGAACAGGTTGAAGTAGTGGTCGTAGGTGCCGGCGGACTGCCCGTAGAGCCAGACGGTGATCTGCCGGGAGGCCAGATAGGACGACAGCAGTCCGATCGCGTACAGCGGGACCACCGCGGCGATGCCCGCGAGCACCCGGGTGGTGACGAGGTAGGGCATGCTCGGCACTGCCATCACCTCGAGCGCGTCGATCTCCTCCGAGATCCGCATCGCGCCCAGCTGCGCGGTGAACCCGCAGCCGACGGTCGCCGAGAGCGCGAGACCGGCCGCGAGCGGCGCGACCTCGCGGGTGTTGAAGTAGGCCGAGATGAACCCGGTGAGCGCGGCGGTGCCCAGCTGGTTGAGCGCCGCGTAGCCCTGCATGCCGACGATGAGCCCGGTGAACATCGTCATGCCGATCATCACGCCGAGCGTGCCGCCGATCACGGCGAGCCCGCCGGTGCCGAAGCACACCTCGGTCAGCAGCCGCGCCGTCTCCTTGAAGTAGCGGCGCAGCGTGCGCGGCGACCAGGCCAGCGCGCGGGCGTAGAACGACAGCTGCTCGCCGAAGCCCTCGAAGATCGCACCGGGGCGCGCGATCAGCTCCAGCGTCCGGTCCGGGTGCTCGTCGACCTCCAGTGGCTGTGCCGTCATCACAACGCCTTCGGCGGCACGACCCGCAGGTAGACGGCCGTGAGCACCACGTTGATCAGGAACAGCAGGAGGAACGTGATCACGACCGCCTGGTTGACCGCGTCCCCGACGCCCTTCGGCCCGGCGGCGGGGTGCAGCCCGCGGTAGGCGGCCACGACCCCGGCCACGAACCCGTACAGCAGCGCCTTGATCTCGCTGATGTAGAGGTCCGGCAGCTGCGCGAGCGCGTTGAAGCTGGCCAGGTACGCACCGGGGGTGCCGCCCTGCATGACGACGTTGAAGAAGTAACCGCCGAGCACGCCGACCACGCTGACCAGGCCGTTGAGCAGGATCGACACGACCATCGCGGCGAGCACCCTCGGCACGATCAGCCGCTGGATCGGGTTGACCCCGAGCACCTCCATGGCGTCGATCTCTTCGCGGATCTTGCGTGCCCCGATGTCCGCGCAGACCGCGCTGCCCCCGGCGCCCGCGACGAGCAGGGCGGTGATCAGCGGCGACGCCTGCTGCACGATCGCGAGCGCGCTCGCGGCACCGGTGAACGACTGCGCCCCGATCTGCTCGGTGAGCGAGCCCAGCTGCAGCGCGATCACCGCGCCGAACGGGATCGCCACGAGCGCGGTCGGCAGGATCGTGACGCTGGCGAAGAACCAGCACTGCTGGATCCACTCGCGGAACTGGAAGGGCCGCCGCGGGATCGCGCAGAGCACCTCCCAGCCGAGCGTGGCCAGCCTGCCGACCTGTGCGAGCGCGGCGGTGCCCGGAACGCCGACCGTGCCACTGCGCGAACCCATCACACCTCCGCCGACCCTAGCCTCGTTGCCCTGAGTCTTGCTCACCATGTGCGCCCGCTTTTCGTTAGCGGTGTTCACGTGATCAAATCGACGGCCTCCAGGTGTTGTCGATCACCCACCCGCCACCCCTCGAGGAGGCGCTTCGCGCCGCGGTCACAGCTTCAACGCGTGTGTCGCGGTCGCGCCACCGTCGGCGACGAACTCGGCGCCCGTACTGTACGAGCTTTCGTCGCTGGCGAGGAAAACCACCAGGTTCGCGATCTCGACCGGCTGCCCGACCCGGCCCAGTGCGACCTTCTTGCCCACCCAGGAAGTGTCGATCTCGGCGCCCCCCGCGGCGTCGGAGACCATTTTCGTGTCGATCATCCCCGGATGGACGGAATTGACCCGGATGCCTTTCGGTCCCAGTTCCAGCGCGGCCACCTTCGTCATTCCGCGAATCGCGAACTTGCTCGCGGTATAGGCGACCAGGAACGGCATTCCGGCCAGTCCTTCCACTGAGGACACGTTGACGATCGAGCCGGTACCGGCCCGGGACATGGGTTCAACGACCGAGCGCATCCCGAGAAACGCACCGATCTGGTTCACCCTGATCACGCGCTCGTAGTCCGCGAGCGTGGTCTTGGCGAGCTCGGAGAAATGCAGGATGCCGGCGTTGTTGACCAGCACCGTCAGGCTGCCGAACTCGTCCACCGCCCGGTCCACCGCCGCGCTCCAGTCGTCCTCGCTGCTCACGTCGAGATGCTGGTACAGCGCGCCGAGCTCGTCGGCGAGCGCCTTGCCCTCGTCGTCGAGGACGTCGGCGATCACGACCTTCGCGCCCTCTTCGGTGAACCGCCGCGCGGCCGCCGCGCCCTGTCCGCGCGCCGCCCCGGTGAGCAGCGCGACCTTCCCGGCCAGCCTGCCCATCTACATCATCTCGTCGGTCAGTGGCAGGTACACGGACTTGAGCTCGGTGAACGCCTCGATCGAGGACAACCCGCCCTCGCGGCCGAGCCCCGACTGTTTGAACCCGCCGAACGGCAGATGTGGTTCGATCTGGAACCCGTTGACGCCGATCGTGCCGGCCCGCAGCTTGCGCGCGACCCGGAACGCGCGCTGGGCGTCCGCGCTGAACACGCTCGCACCCAGGCCGTACTCGGTGTCGTTCGCGAGCCGGATCGCCTCCTCCTCGTCGGAGAACGGGACGACGGCGAGCACCGGGCCGAAGATCTCCTCCTGCGCGATGGTCGCGTCGTTGGTCACGTCGGCGAAGATCGTGGGGGCGACGAAGTTGCCGTCCGCCAGTTCGCCGCCGAGGCGTTCGCCGCCGGTGACCAGTCGCGCGCCCTCCTGGACGCCCTTCTCGATGTAGCCGAGCACGCGCTCCAGCTGACGCTCGTTGATCAGCGGGCAGGAGAGCACGCCCGGGTCGAACGGGTCGCCGTAGGTGATCGCGGCCGCCATGCCCTGCGCGGCGGCGATGAACTCGTCATACACCTCGCGGTGCACGAGCGCGCGGGTGTTGGCCACGCAGGCCTGACCGGACAGCCCCATGGTGACCGCGCCGATCGTCGTCGCGGCCGCGAGGCCGACGTTGGGCGCGTCGGCGAACACCAGCGCCGGGCTCTTGCCGCCCAGCTCCAGCGAGACGCGTTTGAGGGTGCCCGCCGAGGCCTCGACGATCCGTTTGCCGATCGCGCGGCTACCGGTGAAGCTGATCTTGTCGACGTCCTTGTGCGTGATCAGCGCTTCGCCGACCGGGTCGCCGGGACCGGTCACCACGTTCAGCGTGCCCGGCGGCAGCCCGGCGTCGGCCAGCAGCTCGACCATGCGCAGCACGGTGAACGTGCAGTACTCCGACGGCTTGAGCACGACCGTGCAGCCCGCCCCGAGCGCCGGGGCGACCTTCTGCGCGAACAGCAGGAAGGGCGCGTTCCACGGCAGGATCGCGGCGACGACGCCGACCGGCTCGCGGAAGGTCATCGCGAGGTGGTCGCCGCCCTGGTACGGCGGCAGGGTCTGGCCGCCGAGCTTGTCGATCCAGCCGGCGTGGTGGTCGAACACGTCGGCCGCGGCCTCGACCGAGGTCGCGTAGATGTTCTCGCTGAACGACAACGGCACCGAGTTGTCCAGCGCCTGCAAGGCACGCAGCTCGGCGGCGTGCTCGCGCAGGAGGTCGCCGTAGCGGTGCAGGACCTTGATCCGCGTGCCGGCCCGCGCGTTGGACCACGCCCCCGAGTCGAAGGCCCGGCGCGCGGCCCCGACCGCGGCGTCCACGTCGCCCGCGGTCGCGACGGCGAACTCGCCGATGGCCTCGCCCGTCGCCGGGTGGTGGTGCGTCCAGGTGGCCCCGCCCGCACCCGGCCCCCACTGCCCGTCGACGAGCAGCTGACCCGCCTTGAGACCGACGGATTCGCGATGCGGTTGCACGGTGAGCGTCATAGCAACTCCTGACTGGCGAACATCTGCTCGCGGCCGCTGAAGTAACCGGGCAATGCGGACAGTTCGGCGAGGTCCCAGGTCTGTTCGAGCGTGGGCGGGCGCACGAGCGCGACCTTTCCGCCGTGCACGACGAAGACCTGGCCGGTGATCTCGTCGGCCTCGGGCGAGGCGAGGAACGCGACGAACGGCGCCACGTGTTCCACGGACAACGGATCGTCCCCTTCGGGCGCTTCGCCGAAGACGTTCTCGGTCATCCCGGTGCGCGCCCGCGGGCAGATCGCGTTCGCCCGCACGCCGTAGCGCGCGCAGCCGCGAGCGGTCGCGACGGTGAGGGCGGCGATCCCGGCCTTGGCCGCGGCGTAGTTGGGCTGTCCCGCGGAGCCGAAGAGGAAGGCTTCGGACGCGGTGTTGACGATCCGCGCGTACACCGGTTTCCCTTCCACTTTGGATTGTTGCCGCCAGTGCGCGGTGGCGTTGCGGGACAACAGGAAGTGCCCACGCAGGTGCACCCGCAGGACGGTGTCCCACTCCTCGTCGGACATCGAGAAGAGCATCCGGTCCCGCAGCACGCCGGCGTTGTTCACCACCACGTGCAGCCCGCCGAAGTGCTCCAGCGCGGCCGCCAGCAGCGCGTCCGCGGTCTCCCGCTCGCCGACGTCACCCTTGACCAGGAGCGCCTTGCCGCCCGCGGCCTCGATCTCGGCCACGACGTCGGTGTCGGCCACGTCGTTCACCACGACAGCCGCGCCACCGCGGGCCAGCGCCAGCGCCTCCGCGCGGCCCAGCCCGGCCCCGGCACCCGTGACGATGGCGACCCTGTCCACCCGGCAGCCTCCTCGCTGGCACGGCAAGCCAGGGATCGGCCCGCCTCTCACCGCACAGACTAGAATCTGTTCTCGTATTGAGCAAGCACCAATTAATCCCGGATGAACAGGGCATTCCGTGGACAAGCGGCCACAGCTTGAGTAACACGTTCTACTTCTTCCTGAGGTACCTCCGGCTGCTTGACGAGCAACTCGTCCTCGTCGTCCAGCTCGAACACGGCGGGCGCGAACGCGGCACACAGCTCGTTCGCCTCGCACAGGTCGCGGTCGACGTCGACGCGCATGGCTTCCTCCTGTCCGGAACAGCTGGTAGAACTAGAACAGGTTCTAGACTAGCGCCGCGCCCGGTTCGCCACCAGGAACGAGCGGGACGCGGTGGAGGTGACGCATGCGGATCGACTACACGGCCGAGCAGCAGAACCTGCGTGACGAGCTGCGCTCGTACTTCGCCGGGCTGATGACGCCGGAACGGCGCGACGCGCTCGCCGGCGAGGGCGGGGAGTACGGGGACGGCTTGGTGTACAAGGAGATCGTGCGCGAACTGGGCCGCGACGGCTGGCTCGCGATCGGCTGGCCCACCGAGTACGGCGGGCAGGCCCGGCCGATGATCGACCAGCTCGTCTTCACCGACGAGGCGGCCGTCGCCGGGGTGCCCGTGCCGTTCCTGACGGTCAACACCATCGGGCCCACGATCATGCGGTTCGGCACCGAGGAGCAGAAGGCGTTCTACCTGCCGCGCATCGCCGCGGGCGAGCTGCACTTCTCGATCGGGTACTCCGAGCCCGAGGCCGGCACCGACCTGGCCTCGCTGCGCACCCGCGCCGTGCGCGACGGCGACGAGTACGTGATCAACGGGCAGAAGATGTGGACGAGCCTGATCGAGTACGCCGACTACATATGGCTGGCCGTGCGTACCGACCCCGACGCCCGCAAGCACAAGGGCCTGAGCATCGTCATCGTGCCGACCACGGCCGACGGCTTCTCCTGGACGAAGGTGCGCACCGTCGCCGGCCCGGGCACCAGCGCCACCTACTACGACGGCGTGCGGGTGCCGGTGAGCGCGCGCGTCGCCGAGGAGAACGCCGGCTGGCCGCTGATCACCAACCAGCTCAACCACGAGCGCGTCGCGCTGACCTCGGCCGCGCCCGTGCAGTCCGCGCTGCGCGAGGTGCGGCGGTGGGCGCAGGAGACCAAGCAGCCCGACGGCAGCCGCGTCATCGACGCCGAGTGGGTGCGCCTGCACCTGGCCCGCGTGCACGCCCACGCCGAGTACCTCAAGCTGCGGAACTGGCGTATCGCGACCACGCCCGCCCTCAGCCCGGCCGAGGCCTCGGCGACGAAGGTGTTCGGCACGGAGCTGGCGATCGAGGCGTACCGGCTGCTGATGGAGATCCTCGGGGCGGGAGCCGTCGTCCGCGAGGGTTCGCCGGGTGCGGTGCTGCGCGGGCGGATCGAGCGGGCGCACCGGTCCGCCCTGATCCTCACCTTCGGCGGCGGTACGAACGAGGTCCAGCGCGACCTGATCGCCGCGACCGCGCTCACCCTGCCCGTCAGCCGCTAGGAGGAAGCCATGGATTTCACGGTGAGCGAGGCACAACAGGAGCTGGCGGGACTGACCAGGCGCATCCTGGCCGACCGGGTCGCGCCGGAACCACACGGCGAAGGCGGGTTCGACCCGGCGCTGTGGCGGGAGCTGGTCAAGGCCGGGCTCGTCGACGCCGACCTCGGCCTGCTCGAGCAGTGCACCGTGCTGACCGAGATCGGCCGTGCGGTCGCACCGGTCCCGTACCTGCCGTCGGTGACGATGGCCGCGGCCGCGATCTTCGCCTTCGGCACGCCCGAACAGATCGAGCGCTGGGCCATGCCCGCGGTCCGGGGTGAGCGCGTACTCGCGGTCGCGTTGCCGGACGTCGGGTCCGCCGGCGGGTTCACCGTGGAGAACGGCCGGATCTCGGGCGCGCAGACCGCGGTGCCGTTCGGTGCGTTCGCCGACGGGTTCCTGATCCCCGCCGACAGCGGCGTGTACCTCGTCGACAGCGCGGACGTGCGGCCCCAGCGCGTCATCGACCACGCGGACGCCGCGCTGGTGCAGCTGACCGACGTGCCCGGCGAACTGCTGGGCACTGGTGTCGACGAGTGGTTGCGGCTGCGCGGGACCGTCGGGCTGTGCGCGGTGCAGCTGGGCGTGCTGGAGAGCGCGCTGCACCGGACCGCCGAGTACGCCAAGGAACGCCGGCAGTTCGACCATCCGCTGGCCGGTTTCCAGGCGGTCCGGCAACGGCTCGCGGACGCCTACATCGATGTCGAAGCCGTACGCCTGACGATGTGGCAGGCGGGCTGGCGGCTGTCCGAGGGCCTGCCCGCGGCGGAAGAGGTCGCGACGGCCAAGTACTGGGCCGCCGAAGCCGGGCACCGGGTCGCCCACACCGCGGTGCACCTGCACGGCGGTGTGGGCATCGACGTCGAACATCCGGTGCACCGGTACTTCGCGGCCGCCAAGCGGATCGAGTTCACCCTCGGCGGCGCCACG
Proteins encoded in this region:
- a CDS encoding acyl-CoA dehydrogenase family protein, whose translation is MRIDYTAEQQNLRDELRSYFAGLMTPERRDALAGEGGEYGDGLVYKEIVRELGRDGWLAIGWPTEYGGQARPMIDQLVFTDEAAVAGVPVPFLTVNTIGPTIMRFGTEEQKAFYLPRIAAGELHFSIGYSEPEAGTDLASLRTRAVRDGDEYVINGQKMWTSLIEYADYIWLAVRTDPDARKHKGLSIVIVPTTADGFSWTKVRTVAGPGTSATYYDGVRVPVSARVAEENAGWPLITNQLNHERVALTSAAPVQSALREVRRWAQETKQPDGSRVIDAEWVRLHLARVHAHAEYLKLRNWRIATTPALSPAEASATKVFGTELAIEAYRLLMEILGAGAVVREGSPGAVLRGRIERAHRSALILTFGGGTNEVQRDLIAATALTLPVSR
- a CDS encoding MlaE family ABC transporter permease, translated to MGSRSGTVGVPGTAALAQVGRLATLGWEVLCAIPRRPFQFREWIQQCWFFASVTILPTALVAIPFGAVIALQLGSLTEQIGAQSFTGAASALAIVQQASPLITALLVAGAGGSAVCADIGARKIREEIDAMEVLGVNPIQRLIVPRVLAAMVVSILLNGLVSVVGVLGGYFFNVVMQGGTPGAYLASFNALAQLPDLYISEIKALLYGFVAGVVAAYRGLHPAAGPKGVGDAVNQAVVITFLLLFLINVVLTAVYLRVVPPKAL
- a CDS encoding ferredoxin; amino-acid sequence: MRVDVDRDLCEANELCAAFAPAVFELDDEDELLVKQPEVPQEEVERVTQAVAACPRNALFIRD
- a CDS encoding glucose 1-dehydrogenase, with amino-acid sequence MGRLAGKVALLTGAARGQGAAAARRFTEEGAKVVIADVLDDEGKALADELGALYQHLDVSSEDDWSAAVDRAVDEFGSLTVLVNNAGILHFSELAKTTLADYERVIRVNQIGAFLGMRSVVEPMSRAGTGSIVNVSSVEGLAGMPFLVAYTASKFAIRGMTKVAALELGPKGIRVNSVHPGMIDTKMVSDAAGGAEIDTSWVGKKVALGRVGQPVEIANLVVFLASDESSYSTGAEFVADGGATATHALKL
- a CDS encoding acyl-CoA dehydrogenase family protein, giving the protein MDFTVSEAQQELAGLTRRILADRVAPEPHGEGGFDPALWRELVKAGLVDADLGLLEQCTVLTEIGRAVAPVPYLPSVTMAAAAIFAFGTPEQIERWAMPAVRGERVLAVALPDVGSAGGFTVENGRISGAQTAVPFGAFADGFLIPADSGVYLVDSADVRPQRVIDHADAALVQLTDVPGELLGTGVDEWLRLRGTVGLCAVQLGVLESALHRTAEYAKERRQFDHPLAGFQAVRQRLADAYIDVEAVRLTMWQAGWRLSEGLPAAEEVATAKYWAAEAGHRVAHTAVHLHGGVGIDVEHPVHRYFAAAKRIEFTLGGATAHLRALGELLAAEPA
- a CDS encoding SDR family NAD(P)-dependent oxidoreductase, translated to MDRVAIVTGAGAGLGRAEALALARGGAAVVVNDVADTDVVAEIEAAGGKALLVKGDVGERETADALLAAALEHFGGLHVVVNNAGVLRDRMLFSMSDEEWDTVLRVHLRGHFLLSRNATAHWRQQSKVEGKPVYARIVNTASEAFLFGSAGQPNYAAAKAGIAALTVATARGCARYGVRANAICPRARTGMTENVFGEAPEGDDPLSVEHVAPFVAFLASPEADEITGQVFVVHGGKVALVRPPTLEQTWDLAELSALPGYFSGREQMFASQELL
- a CDS encoding MlaE family ABC transporter permease; translation: MTAQPLEVDEHPDRTLELIARPGAIFEGFGEQLSFYARALAWSPRTLRRYFKETARLLTEVCFGTGGLAVIGGTLGVMIGMTMFTGLIVGMQGYAALNQLGTAALTGFISAYFNTREVAPLAAGLALSATVGCGFTAQLGAMRISEEIDALEVMAVPSMPYLVTTRVLAGIAAVVPLYAIGLLSSYLASRQITVWLYGQSAGTYDHYFNLFLPPEDVLWSFLKVIFFSAIVILSHCYYGYTASGGPAGVGVAVGRAVRTSIVLISLLDFFLSLAIWGATTTVRISG
- a CDS encoding aldehyde dehydrogenase family protein; its protein translation is MTLTVQPHRESVGLKAGQLLVDGQWGPGAGGATWTHHHPATGEAIGEFAVATAGDVDAAVGAARRAFDSGAWSNARAGTRIKVLHRYGDLLREHAAELRALQALDNSVPLSFSENIYATSVEAAADVFDHHAGWIDKLGGQTLPPYQGGDHLAMTFREPVGVVAAILPWNAPFLLFAQKVAPALGAGCTVVLKPSEYCTFTVLRMVELLADAGLPPGTLNVVTGPGDPVGEALITHKDVDKISFTGSRAIGKRIVEASAGTLKRVSLELGGKSPALVFADAPNVGLAAATTIGAVTMGLSGQACVANTRALVHREVYDEFIAAAQGMAAAITYGDPFDPGVLSCPLINERQLERVLGYIEKGVQEGARLVTGGERLGGELADGNFVAPTIFADVTNDATIAQEEIFGPVLAVVPFSDEEEAIRLANDTEYGLGASVFSADAQRAFRVARKLRAGTIGVNGFQIEPHLPFGGFKQSGLGREGGLSSIEAFTELKSVYLPLTDEMM